The Geodermatophilaceae bacterium NBWT11 genome has a segment encoding these proteins:
- a CDS encoding 3-hydroxyacyl-CoA dehydrogenase family protein — MARPVGVVGGGRMGGGIAQALLGTGAQVHVVEAGDDAAQAAHDRIVAGLEEADRRGKLTGSVAEVAARLTMVDSAAELPGDTVLVVEAVPEVPALKIAVLRAAEAAIGPDAVLATNTSSLSVTELAAALDWPARFLGMHFFNPVPASKLVEVVVAPETAADAVETARTWVRELGKTDVVVKDSPGFASSRLGVLLGLEAIRMLEEGVADAEAIDQAMELGYRHPMGPLRSTDLVGLDVRLAIADYLAGTLGDRFAAPQLLRDKVAAGDLGRKTGRGFHDYS; from the coding sequence ATGGCCCGCCCGGTCGGCGTCGTGGGCGGCGGGCGGATGGGCGGCGGGATCGCCCAGGCGCTGCTGGGCACCGGCGCGCAGGTGCACGTGGTCGAGGCCGGCGACGACGCCGCGCAGGCCGCCCACGACCGGATCGTCGCCGGTCTCGAGGAGGCCGACCGCCGCGGGAAGCTGACCGGGTCCGTCGCCGAGGTGGCCGCCCGCCTGACGATGGTGGACTCCGCCGCCGAGCTGCCCGGCGACACCGTGCTCGTCGTCGAGGCCGTGCCCGAGGTGCCGGCGCTGAAGATCGCGGTGCTGCGGGCCGCCGAGGCCGCGATCGGCCCGGACGCGGTGCTGGCCACCAACACCAGCTCCCTGTCGGTGACCGAACTGGCCGCGGCACTGGACTGGCCGGCGCGCTTCCTCGGGATGCACTTCTTCAACCCGGTGCCGGCGTCGAAGCTGGTCGAGGTGGTCGTCGCGCCGGAGACCGCCGCCGACGCCGTCGAGACCGCGCGGACGTGGGTGCGCGAGCTGGGCAAGACCGACGTCGTGGTCAAGGACTCCCCCGGCTTCGCGTCGTCCCGGCTGGGCGTGCTGCTCGGCCTGGAGGCGATCCGGATGCTCGAGGAGGGCGTGGCCGACGCCGAGGCGATCGACCAGGCCATGGAGCTGGGCTACCGGCACCCCATGGGCCCGCTGCGCTCCACCGACCTGGTCGGTCTCGACGTCCGGCTGGCCATCGCCGACTACTTGGCCGGGACCCTGGGCGACCGGTTCGCCGCCCCCCAGCTGCTGCGTGACAAGGTGGCCGCCGGTGACCTGGGTCGCAAGACCGGTCGCGGCTTCCACGACTACAGCTGA
- a CDS encoding transcriptional repressor produces MTTPADLEQELRSAALRVTRPRLAVLGVVRAHPHATTDTVLRLVREQLPEVSHQAVYDVLRALTSSGLVRRIEPSGSVARYESRVGDNHHHLVCRSCGVIVDVDCAIGEAPCLTPSADRGFVVDEAEVIYWGRCAACVAAPASPHPVPQLPVPQLHA; encoded by the coding sequence GTGACCACGCCGGCGGACCTCGAGCAGGAGCTGCGCTCGGCGGCCCTGCGCGTGACCCGGCCGCGGCTGGCCGTCCTCGGCGTCGTCCGTGCCCACCCGCACGCCACCACCGACACGGTGCTGCGGCTGGTCCGCGAGCAGCTGCCCGAGGTCTCTCACCAGGCCGTGTACGACGTGCTCCGGGCGCTGACGTCGTCCGGGCTGGTGCGGCGGATCGAGCCCTCGGGCTCGGTCGCGCGCTACGAGTCCCGCGTGGGCGACAACCACCACCACCTGGTCTGCCGGTCCTGCGGGGTGATCGTCGACGTCGACTGCGCCATCGGCGAGGCCCCCTGCCTGACCCCGTCGGCCGACCGCGGCTTCGTCGTCGACGAGGCCGAGGTCATCTACTGGGGGCGTTGCGCCGCGTGCGTGGCCGCCCCCGCGTCACCGCACCCCGTTCCACAGCTCCCCGTTCCTCAGCTCCACGCCTGA
- a CDS encoding thiolase family protein: MPSTEVYLVSGARTPQGKYGGALAGVRPDDLAALVVGEALRRSGAGAEFVEEVVLGAANQSGEDNRDVARMAVLLAGLPDTVPGYTTNRLCASGLTATASAAASIRAGEIDLAIAGGVESMTRAPWVMAKPGTPWARPGEVVDTSLGWRFTNPTFAAHDRAVEHPEDPTTRKITLTMGETAEEIAALDGLTRDECDAFAVRSHARAVAAQEAGRFDAEIVPVEVVGKKETVTVTRDEGPRPGSSLESLGKLKPVFRKGGIVTAGNSSPLSDGAAALVLASGEAVERHGLTPRARVVVSASAGVAPNVMGLGPVPSTEKALAKAGWSTADLDAVELNEAFAAQSLGVLRRLGIDEEIVNADGGAIALGHPLGCSGARLLVTLLGRLEREGGRRGLATLCVGVGQGVSMLVERV; the protein is encoded by the coding sequence ATGCCGTCCACCGAGGTCTACCTGGTCAGCGGGGCCCGCACGCCCCAAGGCAAGTACGGCGGGGCCCTGGCCGGGGTCCGGCCCGACGACCTGGCCGCCCTCGTCGTCGGTGAGGCGCTGCGCCGCTCGGGTGCCGGGGCCGAGTTCGTCGAGGAGGTCGTGCTCGGTGCGGCCAACCAGTCCGGGGAGGACAACCGCGACGTGGCCCGGATGGCCGTGCTGCTGGCCGGCCTCCCCGACACCGTGCCCGGGTACACCACCAACCGGCTGTGCGCGTCGGGGCTGACCGCCACCGCCTCGGCCGCGGCCTCCATCCGGGCCGGGGAGATCGACCTGGCCATCGCCGGCGGGGTCGAGTCGATGACCCGCGCCCCCTGGGTCATGGCCAAGCCCGGCACCCCGTGGGCGCGCCCGGGCGAGGTCGTGGACACCTCGCTGGGCTGGCGCTTCACCAACCCGACCTTCGCCGCGCACGACCGCGCCGTCGAGCACCCCGAGGACCCGACCACCCGCAAGATCACCCTCACCATGGGCGAGACCGCCGAGGAGATCGCGGCGCTGGACGGGCTCACCCGCGACGAGTGCGACGCCTTCGCCGTCCGCAGCCACGCCCGGGCCGTCGCCGCGCAGGAGGCCGGCCGGTTCGACGCCGAGATCGTCCCGGTCGAGGTCGTCGGCAAGAAGGAGACCGTCACCGTCACCCGGGACGAGGGCCCCCGCCCCGGTTCCTCGCTGGAGTCGCTGGGGAAGCTCAAGCCGGTCTTCCGGAAGGGCGGCATCGTCACCGCCGGGAACAGCTCCCCGCTCTCGGACGGCGCGGCTGCGCTGGTGCTGGCCAGCGGCGAGGCCGTCGAGCGGCACGGGCTCACCCCCCGGGCCCGCGTCGTCGTCTCCGCCTCGGCCGGCGTGGCCCCCAACGTGATGGGCCTGGGTCCGGTGCCCTCGACGGAGAAGGCGCTGGCCAAGGCCGGCTGGAGCACCGCCGACCTCGACGCCGTCGAGCTGAACGAGGCCTTCGCCGCTCAGTCCCTCGGGGTGCTGCGCCGGCTGGGCATCGACGAGGAGATCGTCAACGCCGACGGCGGCGCGATCGCCCTGGGCCACCCGCTGGGCTGCTCCGGCGCCCGGCTGCTGGTCACCCTGCTCGGCCGCCTGGAGCGCGAGGGCGGCCGCCGCGGGCTGGCCACGCTGTGCGTCGGTGTCGGCCAGGGCGTGTCGATGCTGGTGGAGCGGGTCTGA